In Benincasa hispida cultivar B227 chromosome 8, ASM972705v1, whole genome shotgun sequence, the sequence ACTAGTTGTCGTATGAAGACATGATATACACTTTAATAATAGAACAATGACAGGAGGAGCTCTATCAAGTCCACATTTTTTTGTGTATAAAGTTTATATCGTACCTAAGTCAACTGCAGAGCTGAGAACATATCTGTTGCGCTTCGAAGGAGCTACTGTTGGTTAACGAATACGAGCCGCTTCTTCCGTTGCTTAGGCATGTCATGTTCAGCTGATTCCCCAACTGACTTGTCTGCATAAATGTTACAAAGTCATAAAAATGACgagattcttttcttttttggggtTGTGGGGGTCTAAGAACAGAAGTAATTCTGAAAATTGTGGTTTTAAATACAGTGTAACATTAACCactatagttttttaaaacaattctaAGAACAGGAGCggaaaattattttgaaaacagTCTCCCAAACAGGTCTGTTGAGAAATAGGATTCTGAATCTCTGATATTTCATCTACAAAATATAACCTCAAACTATCGAGAAATGAGATAGGATTATAGGAGGCTTGATCCCTGACTCAATTTCAAAAAAAGAGATCCATATTTAATCTAATGTATAGATGACTTGGCCAGATCAGAAGTTGACTTTAGGTTGTGTTACGAATGCGATCAAATTCTCATATTGGCTAGATCAGCGGATGATCATGGATTTATAAAAGAGGACAATTATCTTCAATGGTGAGACGTTTTAGGTGAACCCAAAACAAATCCATGAGGGTTatgcccaaagtggacaatGTCATACTATAGGGATATTTGGAGAGCTATGGTCCCTaacaaatggtatcagagccatgtCAGTAGAATCCTCGGGTGTCAAACAAAGAAGTGGAGAGCCTTGGATGATGTTAGTCAAGGTGGTATCCAACTGTGGTTGAGCTTTCAAATAGGTGGTGTGCTTAAGTGCAATTCGGAGGGATGATTACTTCGTGTTCAAGCTTTTGGACAGATGAAGTGCCATGTGTAATCCGGGGAGATGATTATTTAAAAGGAGGCTTGATGGTCCTTTGTTCGAGGGGGGGATTGTTGGAAATATGATCAAAGTCACACATTGACTAGATAAGGGGAAGATCATGGGTTTATAGGAAAGAACAACTATCAACAATGGTATAAGGTCTTTtgggtaaaataaaaaaataaagtcatAAGGGTTATTCCCAAAATGGATAATATCATTGTCGAAAATAGCCTGTTAACCtaggggcatttttgtaatttcttaTGCACCTAGGGTTTCCTATTGTCTATTTATTTGATCAGTTCCCTTGTATTTTGTGTATcagaatataataaaaaaataagtctcTATCGTAGTTTTTTCTCCCTATTCTAGGGTTTTTCACGTAAACTGTGTACTTTCTCGTTTCtctttttcatcatggtatcagagtaaGGGGACAAAACCCTAACCGTCATCAACGAGAATCAACCACAGTCTTCTTCAGCAGCCTCTGTGGAAATCGGTGGAGTCAAACGTCGATATCACAGTAACCATTCAAGCAGCTATTGAGCGTTACCTCCAAGCCGTGCTGCCCCAACTGGTTCTAGCCGCCATTCAGAGTCGGCAGTCGTTCAACAGCTAGCTAGCTCTTCAGATCGGAGCTTCGACCAACGATCGAAGCCTAGCCCATCCGATCGAAGCTGCTTTTTAGCAAACTGTGTCGAGCCTAGACAAAAGGGTTGCAGATGTGCTCACAAAGGGGTTGCTCAACCAAAGTTTTAATTATTGTGTTAGCAAGTTGAGCCTTATTGATatttacgccccaacttgagggggagtgttgaaaatagcTTGTTAACCTAGGGgcgtttttgtaattttttatgcaCCTAGGGTTTCCTATTGTCTATTTATTTGGTCTGCTCCCTTGTATTCTGTGTattagaataataataaaaaaaataattctctatcgtggttttttctccctattcTAGGGTTTTTCACGTAAACTGTATGCTCTTTCTCATTTCTCTTTTCATCAATCATATCATTGTGAAGATATTTGGAGGGTCGTTGTCCCTAAAAAGTTGGACATGAGAGCTTAGGCTACAGATCATTTGGTGAGGACGTGTAAAAGTCATAGTAAACTAAGATTTGAACTGATTTAACTCAAATCATTTGAGGCACCAAAAGTATAGTTAGTTACCTCGCAAGATAATTTCGGCGAGTTGCAGCTCCATTTTGACGTGGGAATGCAGCTCAAATAATGGCACCATGAACAGCGATCATTCATATTTTCCCCTCTAAAGAGAAAGGCCAAACCAACTGCAAACCTGTTGATTCCGAAATGTCAGTAAAGTCACGTCGATGATCCAGCAGCTAATGGTAGCACAGATATTGGATGATTCAATATGAACGCAGGGATCAACTTGAAGAAAACAAGTAAACAAATTCAGCCGTTCAAACAGGAAACTTCAAAtgatatgaaataaaaaaaaaaagtatttaccCAGCAATTAGTAACACCAGAGATACAACCCATAGCACATATTGGTATGgcttatatttggattttgaagTCGAATTATTTCCACGGGGTGCATTTCGTTGGCTAACCCACCCGAACTGAGGACGTACCAAAAACACGAATCCAAGAAGAAAACCTGAGATAAATCCTCCAATATGGGCAAAATTATCAACATGAGGAAGCACTCCCACGGCCAAATTGATTACGATGATGAAGAGGAGAGTCAACAAGGCTGCAAGCTTCATCACAGATTCTGAGTCAGTTACTAGGCAATTCATAGACAGTCAAGTGACTTTTCTATGTTGAACTTCTTTTACCTTATTTGCATATATTGTCCAATTCGTAAGGAGTTCTGACAACATGCCTCCTAAGAGACCAAAAAGAGCACCTGAAGCACCTACCGAGATACCCGACTGGATAAACAGAGCCGACATCAAACTGCCGCCAAACCCAGATACAATGTACAGCATTCCAATTCGAACTATGTATAAGAAAAGAATACagaaaaataattatcaccGTTCTGCAATAAGAATATGAAGCTGttatcaggaaaaaaaaaaaaaaaagaggatagCTCTAATTGTAATACAGAAATAAAAAAACTCATGATCAATTCACAACATGCAGTTAGTATAATCACATTGCTGGTGTCTCGAACATGTCTGctaaatataaaatcaaattccATAAGAAAATCAAGCTTAGGTTATAAAAGCTGATTAAAGATCATTACAAAAAGCTTAGGCCTCGATAACAATTATATTGTCGGCTTTCTGTTTTTGAAACTAAGGTTATAGAAACTACATAGATTAATGCTTGCTAAAGACACTTCACTCGTaagttttgaaaaacaaaaaataagcatttgaaaaactacttttagttttcaaaattcagCTAAGGTTTCAATTACCAGATaggaaaacaaagaaaaatgttaGTCAAtacaaatgaattttaaaaacagaaaaccaaaacaaaatgtTACGAGATGGGCGACCTTTAATAAATCAACACTAAAATTTTCAAGAAGGCATTGAATTTTAAAGGCAAATTTCAAATCCGCGTGCATACCAAAACCAAACTCTTGCTCGAGCCTTATTCCAATGAAAACAAGACTCAGCATATTAGCAAGTATATGGAACACCCCTGCATGTAGCCATAAACAAGAGATCAATCTCCATGGCTGGTGCCCATAAACCACTTTATCAACTTCCAGAGCACCCATCTTTTCTAATCTGAAATTTGGAGATTAAATAAAGTGAGAAAGAAAAACTTAGGTACAATAACTTCTACAATGTGCATAATTTTTCTTACAATTATGAATCATATAACAGATGAATTAACTAACCAACATGATCCTAAAATACTTCACCAGAAATGTCAACAAAATTTCACTTAGCACTCTCAAAGAAAGCCTTTCTGTTGGGTAAACCCATGAGTGCAGCTTGTTACACCAACCCAAAACTTCATCACACTAACTATTTTCTGATACACACTTCATTTTGACAATAAAGATAGACTTCAATGCAGTCATGATCATCTCCAGTTACATTCAAACCATCTCTACAACACATTTTTAACACTAGATAGAATCCTCATAAAATCAGAACATAACAAAAAAGTCTAAAAGAAACAAGAACAATACCAAATGCTATCTTACAGATAATCCACACTCATTATCAGCACTAATCCTCCATTAATAAAACAGTAGATTAAACCAACAAAAACCCAATGACAAGAAAAGAGAAACTCACGTTGAAGAAGAAGGGCCAAGAAGGGGATTCTCTTTAAGGGGCTGAAATGAGAACCTACCCAAGAACCTACCAACACAAGAGGCAGAGTTCTTGGGGCAATCGTTAACGTACATAGAAATTGTAAACAGAACGGAATTAGCAACCACAAACACCGGCACCAGCCATGGAACCCACTTCTTAAATGGCCGGTACTGACCAAATTCGGTAGGAGAAGTTCCCGACGGCCGTGATCTGGCGGCCACCGGTTGAACCTCGGGTTCCCCATGACGGGAATGGACCTTGATTTCGATGCCGGCGGTGGGCTTATCCCTCGCCATTTACAAGTTTCGATTAGAAAACAAAGGGTATGTAATGAAATTCAGAAGCGGGTGAATCCCAGTGATTTCAGAATCGATAGAACCAATGGGatttgaaaataagaacaaGAGATTGAAAGGATTGGTGGGTTCAGTTTTATTTTGGCTTGATTTGGAGGGAATAGGTAGCCGAAGGCGATATTGGGCCGATTAACGCAAAATCAACAAAGAGATTTAGCTTtcactccaaaaaaaaaaaaaaaaaaaaacaaaacgatAACTTTCTTGTGGATCTCATCTGTCTCCTTCTTTGCACTCATTTGCATCATCTTAAATAATTCAACTTTAACGAAACTTTAACTGTAGTTTTATTCGGTTCTTTCTAACCGTAAGGCAATTCTCCCATAGCCTCCTAGTTAAGAGATCATCGACCCAATCCGAGCACAACTCACTAATATATAGAGATTTTTGTACTAATGGACTAAATtggagaaaaaaacaaaaagatttgCCGCTTTATGAAATGAGGTTTTTAACCCTTCGTTGACATCAAATTCGTGTAAAATTACCATAACAAAATTTTCGTGCATACAAATTGGCTGCTCTCTCGTTCTCCTACTCCCTTTCCTCACTCACAAATCACTCTCATCACTCTAATTTTCTCGCGATCTCCCCCTTCCCTCTCACGGTCTCACTCTCCACTAGCTCTCCTTTCTCACGGTCTCGCTCTCCATTCTTCTTTCTCACTCTCTAACATTTGTAACATTGGCAAAtctacacaagaagaagaagaagatcgtTGAAGAAGTAGATCGCTCGTCAAAGAAGATCACTCGCCAGAGAAGGAGTAGAAgataaaaaagaaggaaaaaatgcataaggaagaagaaggaagagaaaaagaaagcttgggtaattttgtaaaataactTGAGGATGATGTAAGCAAGaggtaaaaaaaacttaagttttaaaaaagttaaGCAAAAATCATTTTGGGCTTGAAAAAATGGGGGTTTTGTACGGATGGCCCATTTTGGGGGGTCAACTGAAAAATGACCTGCATTGAAGAAATCACTGAAATTTAGCCTTTTGCTTACGTCGGCTGCTTATGAGATTACCCAATTGCCCCCGAAGATGTGCATGATTAGCCCCCATCGTCCCAACCACGATTCACGATCTCATTCTCGGTTCTCTTCTACCGATCCCCAATCCCGATCAGTGGTCCAACTCCACGTTTCCCAATCCTGCTCCCCATTCCTGATTCTTGTTCCCCAATCCCGATCCACGTCAGACTACATGTCAATTCTCTCCGCCTTTCCCTCCTAAATCTTGGTTCTCTCTCCTCGATTACTCTCTGTTCTTAATCTCAATCTTCTCTCCATCAAAATCTCGTTTCTCTCCCCATCTCGATCTCGTTTCTCTCTCCTTAATATACAATTTCTTTTCGTTCTTGATCTCGATCCTCTCTCCATCTCGATCTCAtttctctctcctttctctAGATCTCGCTTCTCTCTCCTAAATTCAAATTCTGCTATGCTTCTTGATCTCGATCTCATTTCTCTCTTCTTccagaaaaaaaaacacataaacaagaagaaaagaaagccagaaaagaagaagaagaggaagaaaggcagaagatagaagaagaagaagaagaagaagaagaagaagaagaagaagaagaagaaaatctaGAAAacgaagaaggagaaagaagaaggcTATAGGGGTTAAAGTGGTAATTTCATGGATGAATGATGTAAGCAAAAGGccacttttttgtttttaaaaaaataaggcCAAATTTCATTTGGGCCTCTTATTTTGGGCCCTCTATGCATTTTTCtcttgaaaaatgagtttttttaatcaattatctctaatatatatatatatccttcgTTAAGAGGTTAGAGATCTAAAATTCCACCCAACAAGGTTGGAGtactagaaaaagaaaaagaggattTTGGTTGCATTATTCTAGGTTCAAGTATTAACCATGTAATATGTAAGTCAAAAGATCAATTTTTATGTCTGACTTGATAGCACAtatcaatttttattctaaattttcaatttcattaattttaactttgatCTTTGACAAGAATTAAAATCTTTACTTTAATAGAAGTTGTAAAGAAGTGAAGACATTGCCAGGTTTTAGCAAATATTAGAAGTGTAGTTGTCCCAAATCTGAAATGTTAAAAAAACGATGGACTTCAAGCACTATAAAAGTAGCTTATATCTTTGGTTTCTAATCATCCCAATTTAAAGCACTCTAAATCTGATATACTATTAAATTGTGTGAGCGGTATAATACTTTGAGAGAGTACTCTTGTAACCAGGGTTGAGAAAAGATTTTTATGTGATTGGAGTTTTTCCATATTAAttctttacaatttttttccgtagttttacttttttttggTTTGGAGTTTTTTCATGTTAATTTTTATGTTCCTAGTTctactattttcttttaacttctttattatttttctgattatctttattatttttctacttaTTCTTGTAGTAGTAGTGTGAGATTTTTCCTAACAAATGATATCAGAACTTGTAGTTTCCTTAATTTTTAAGTATGCTCTATGGTTGTAGCATTTGTTTGAACTTCCATATCATAAAGGAATTTTTGAAATGGGTTACGATAGTGTGAATAATGGGGTTGTTCACTATTTGCAGTTTTTCTAAGAAGCGAAGTAGATATGTCAAGCTTTATGAGTCTAGTAAAGTCTGAtgtggagaaatttgatggaaggATGAACTTCGACTTATGGCAAGTGTAAGTCAAGGATACATTGATACAATCTAGGTTATACAAGTGCAAGTTAAGTGGTGATAGTGGTCCAATGTATTCTAGGAGTAGTTCCAACAAAGGTTCAAAGAAGGGAGTTTTCAAGTATAAGATAGGCTGCTGGAAATGCATATAGCAAGTTTGGCAAAGAGCTTTTGGTCGAATGCTAACCTTGTCTTTCTCGTTAGGGGAGACAGTGACTTCCTTTGAAGAAAGATGAAACTCATCATTTTAGTATGTTCGCTTGACCATGATAGAGGACGTTATGTTGGCCGGTTCCATAAGTTTGAATAAGGGTATTGACTTAGCAGTTATGCAAGGTGTGCAGTGGAAGTTGTATCGATGGTGGAAGAACTTCCAGATGATCCAAGTAGGTGGAAGTTGcactataaattttaataatgtcTATTGGCATATGACAAGAAAGTAAATTTTTGGAAGGTGGtatttcaaatgaaaaattcTTAGAAGGTGGTATTCCAAGTGGTCTACTCTTAATAGTGGAGTGAGTTATAATTCTTTAAGTtgagaattattattattggtaaAGACAATGGTTGTAGCAGAAGTTGTGAATTATTCATATATCTTGTCAAGATGGAATTTTGTTAcgttttgacaaaatattagaagtgcaaTTGTCCCACGTC encodes:
- the LOC120083764 gene encoding RHOMBOID-like protein 1, with product MARDKPTAGIEIKVHSRHGEPEVQPVAARSRPSGTSPTEFGQYRPFKKWVPWLVPVFVVANSVLFTISMYVNDCPKNSASCVGRFLGRFSFQPLKENPLLGPSSSTLEKMGALEVDKVVYGHQPWRLISCLWLHAGVFHILANMLSLVFIGIRLEQEFGFVRIGMLYIVSGFGGSLMSALFIQSGISVGASGALFGLLGGMLSELLTNWTIYANKLAALLTLLFIIVINLAVGVLPHVDNFAHIGGFISGFLLGFVFLVRPQFGWVSQRNAPRGNNSTSKSKYKPYQYVLWVVSLVLLIAGFAVGLAFLFRGENMNDRCSWCHYLSCIPTSKWSCNSPKLSCETSQLGNQLNMTCLSNGRSGSYSLTNSSSFEAQQICSQLCS